The DNA window ATCGTCCTGGAATCGGGCAAAAAGCGATCGCATAATATCGGCGGCCGAGCCGCAAACGGACTCTACATGCCAACGGTCGCCCGCCCGATCAGCACACCAAGAACAATGATGACCAACGCCGCGCCCGCGATCGGACCGACAAGGCGCATCGCCTCTCCTTCCTCACCAGGGCGTCCGACCGTTGAGGCGACGAGCGCGATTCGCGCTGGGGACGCCATCGTCATATTGGAAGCGGCGACGTTTTGCGCGGCGGCGTACCAGATGGCCGGCTCGTGCAATTGATCGGCCATCGCCCGCTGAAACGGGGAAAACATGGCATTCGCCGCGCTGTTGCTTCCGCTCGTCCAGCCGCCGAGCGCCCCGACGAGCGGCGACACGGCAAGAAACGCCGATTCCGTCCAAGTGGCGGCTTGTGTGGCCAGCACGCCCATCATTCCTGACCCGTCCATCACCGACGACATCGCAATAAACCCCGTTGTCGCCACAGCAGCAGGAAACACTTGTTTCAACGTCTTCCGAATACAAGCCAATCCTTCGTTCAAGCGAAGGCGATACAATCCAAATGCCACAATGACAGCGAGACATAAGGCAAACCCGGGGCTGTACAAAAGCTCGAGGCGGAAGCCATAGGCCGGCCACTGCCAAACTCCGACCGTAGTGGCAATATGCCGGACTTCAGGAAAGAAATGGGTGATGAAAATATAGCCGATCAGCACAAGATAGGGCCATAACACTTTCCCGAGCGGCTGCCGTTCTTCCCTTTCTTCCCTTTCTTCTGCTTCCTCCTTGCGTCTGCCAAAATATGCTTGGCACTGCCAATACCCGATAAGAACCAGCGCCGCCGTCCCGCCTGCAGCCGCCCCGGCCAGCTCAACCGACACATAGGCGCTGACCGCCCATGTCACTAATGCCAAGCTGACAAACACGATAACGATATCACCGAGATGCATGCGAATCGACCGCCATCCTCCACTGATCACAACGACCGCACAGGCGTAAAACAAATAGAGTGGGATATGAAGCCAGGCGCTGTATTCGCCAAGCTCGCGAAGCGGAACGCCCGATAGTTCGGCATTGATGACCGTGCCGATGGCGAGCGCCCCCCATGGCACAGCTGATTGGGTCAAGAGCGCTAATGTCATCGCCTTGCGGGCTGGAAACCCAAGCGCCGTATAAAGCGGCGCCGTGATGACCACAGCTAATCCAAAGCCGCTGACCGCCTCCAAAAATGGGCCTAACGCCGCTGACACCAACAGCGCTTGCTGCGATTTTGTCCGGCCGAAATAGGAAAGCCAGGCGGAAAGCGTCCTAATTGCTCCCCCCGCTTCCAACACATGATGCAAGAGCAGCCCAAACACAAGCACATACACCACGATCAACGCCAGAAGCACGCCGTACATGGTAAAATGCATGACCTCACCGGCCGAAGCATGAAATGGAAACAAAGCGAGCCCCACCGCCAGCGCATAACAGCCGAGCGCCGCATTCATCGCTGACATCTTCCGCCATCCAATCGCGGCCAACGCCCATAAAAGCGGCAGCGCCGCCAGCAGCCAACGGATCGCGTCCCCCACTTTTTTCTCCTCTCCCCTCAATCTATTTATCCACTATAGTGTATATTACCATCTTATTTTTTTACTAAAGAGTATGTCAAGACAAAAAATTCTACGATCGTGTACAATATAACAAAAGGAGGAACACGATCATGACCTTTGCTCACAATGTACGCGCCGTCCGAAAACAAAAAGGGCTGACACTTCAAGCATTATCAGAACGGTGCGGCGTCAGCCGATCGATGCTGTCGCAAATCGAGCGAGGCGAAAAAAACCCGACAATCCAAGTCGCCTGCCAAATCGCCGCCGGATTGGGGGTGACACTATCCGAACTTCTTGGCGAACACGAACCGAAGGAAATCATCATGATCAAAAAAGAGGAGCGATACGTGTACTGCGATGAGGAGAGCGGCTTCGAGCGCCATCTTCTTTCCCCCGTTTTTCCGGGGCAGCCGATCGAATTCATTCT is part of the Geobacillus sp. 46C-IIa genome and encodes:
- a CDS encoding helix-turn-helix domain-containing protein, translated to MTFAHNVRAVRKQKGLTLQALSERCGVSRSMLSQIERGEKNPTIQVACQIAAGLGVTLSELLGEHEPKEIIMIKKEERYVYCDEESGFERHLLSPVFPGQPIEFILNIIPPGQQSGVFPPHPKGTKEYIAVAAGTLRIVLGDRHYDLREGDSLYYDAACEHQLINTGQEECRYYLIIHSPASKT
- a CDS encoding L-lactate permease; translation: MGDAIRWLLAALPLLWALAAIGWRKMSAMNAALGCYALAVGLALFPFHASAGEVMHFTMYGVLLALIVVYVLVFGLLLHHVLEAGGAIRTLSAWLSYFGRTKSQQALLVSAALGPFLEAVSGFGLAVVITAPLYTALGFPARKAMTLALLTQSAVPWGALAIGTVINAELSGVPLRELGEYSAWLHIPLYLFYACAVVVISGGWRSIRMHLGDIVIVFVSLALVTWAVSAYVSVELAGAAAGGTAALVLIGYWQCQAYFGRRKEEAEEREEREERQPLGKVLWPYLVLIGYIFITHFFPEVRHIATTVGVWQWPAYGFRLELLYSPGFALCLAVIVAFGLYRLRLNEGLACIRKTLKQVFPAAVATTGFIAMSSVMDGSGMMGVLATQAATWTESAFLAVSPLVGALGGWTSGSNSAANAMFSPFQRAMADQLHEPAIWYAAAQNVAASNMTMASPARIALVASTVGRPGEEGEAMRLVGPIAGAALVIIVLGVLIGRATVGM